The genomic stretch TTCGAAGCCAGCCGCTCCAGTTTCAACACCGAAGCCTGAAGCCTATTGACAATATTCGCTTATAAGCGATAATATAAAACATGGAAGTTAAGACGACAAGCATATTCGATGAATGGCTTCTGAAGTTAAAAGATAGGCAAAGCGCCGGCCTTATAGTGAAACACATAGACCGTATGAGGCGCGGCAACCTGGGGAATGTGAAGAATGTTGGCGGAAATCTTTTTGAAAAGAAAATGCATC from Candidatus Margulisiibacteriota bacterium encodes the following:
- a CDS encoding type II toxin-antitoxin system RelE/ParE family toxin, producing MEVKTTSIFDEWLLKLKDRQSAGLIVKHIDRMRRGNLGNVKNVGGNLFEKKMHQGAGYRLYFVNKNSQLIIILCGGDKSTQQKDIEKAKQIIREI